Within the Gopherus flavomarginatus isolate rGopFla2 chromosome 8, rGopFla2.mat.asm, whole genome shotgun sequence genome, the region CAAGTTGGCTCTGCAAATTGCTAGATTAGTGTAAAAGGATGAGGAATCTTCAGATTAATACTGTAAATTAGTTAAGAACAGGATTAATCATGACTGCTCCTGGAAATGCTTCATGCACTGAACAAAGTCTATTTTAGCATACAAAGAAGATATTTTATGCTAGGAAGTTGTGAAAAACCATTTAGATAGCATATAGGTACAGActgattaaaaattaaacatCTTGATTGCTGTGAATTTTAATAAATATGTGATGATGAAATcttgcagaatttaaaaataagtcTAGCTATCTTGTGCATATATACTCCACTCACTGAACTCAAGTTGGTTAATGTTTATGTATTGCAAAGTGTTGTGACATACCTGTTAGATGAGTAtcttttgtctgttttcttttttaatctgaATCTCAACAAAAACTAATGTTTTAAATTGACTTTTCACTATTTGTGCTTTTTTGAATAGTTATGCTATTGTAGCACAATATATTTCTCTATCTTGTTTAGTTTGAATAATACAGAATTATTTATTACATGTTAGAATGGATAGCTTTTATAGAAATTTAACAATACAGTGTTAATTTTCCATGTAGAAAGAtgaatttttaaagtaatttgtaTGACATAGTCTTACAGAATGCACTGAACTTTATATTCCATAAGTACCAGGCTCAAAGTGAGTGCTTTGTATATCTGGAAAACTACTATAATGACACTTGGTATGTTTTGAAATTGAGGGAATTTGTGTTAAGTTGTGACTGTCTTCTCTGTTGGataaaaatacaaagaaagataaaaggacAGTCTGTTAAATAGGGTGTCTTATTGAGTCATATACACTGTACTATATTCCATCCAAATATGAGAGATTTTAATGCCTCCATTGTTGTTAGGTGGCAGTGATTGGTtttgttgggggtggggcagttggAAGGTTGCAGATGGAAGATGGTTTCCTTCACAGAGAGAGACTCTCCTCTGTTCCTTGAAACATTACTTAGCAAGGTGTGAAGCAACAGGCAGCTAGTGTAATTAACAATTACTATGTGATAAGAGCATTCTGCTTATGTTGACTGAAGTCTGGACCATTTTATCAGTAATAATAATTGTATAAAACATTGAATAATATAGGAATATTATTTTGGCAATATGAGATATTAAGATGGTACATTTCCAAGGAAAAGCTTGATGCAGCAGATAATATTGGTGATTAAATTAGTAGCATTCTTTTCTGTGCATTAATACTGAATCAGTGTCCCATCATTGTGGTGGTGAGATACTTCTGTTTTGAGATGCTTTTGGATGAGAGAAAACTAAGATCCTGATAACTTATCATTAAAGTTCCTGTTATGCTTCCAGTGAAAGTGGCGGTGTGAGCCTTGATGCTCTGGCTAAAATTCTAAATCAATTAATGAATTGCAATTTGCCCACCTCCCTTCTTCCTAAAATTTATTTACATAtgatattttttcctctgttacTGTTCTAAGTATTATTGTGAACTATTTAAAGAGCTACTACTTGCTCCCTTGCCAAGGTGAGTAAAGTGATTCTTCTGTGCATATTGTGCCTGAATTAAATTGTGTTAGAGAGCATTTCCCCTGCACGCacattcagagagagagaaatacaaattttagatttaaatgcCTTTGTTTATTTTAACTACCAGTCTAATTGGTAGACAAAAGAGAATGAAATACAGTCTGCATCCTAAAATGTAGCAGTTCAGCTGTGTTTTGATCACCTTCTCTTTGTGTCCTTCTCcctcatttttttccttctcagttCCTCAGCGTGTCTGTTATTACATGTCTCTTCCATGGAAGCAGTAACAGCCACATCACTAGAGTAAAATTACCATAAGCCTGACTGGGCTTAATAACATAAATCCAATGTTATTGCTCTTACCAGGGAGGCATTGTGTGCCAGTTGTAGCATCACCTGTGTGATACTTTCCTTTGTCCAATCCACATTTTTAAAACGTGAGAAGtgactgggaggaggggaagtgcAAGTCAGTTTTTGGATACTTGCAAGCCACTGCTAAAATCAAACCTGTGTGGTATATAGTTTGGAAAACATTTGAGGTCCTTGGAATGTAAAGTTCTATAGAAAGGTTGTCAATGAATTGTAACATTTTTTGCCAGTTATTTAAACCCTGCTTTCTCAATATTCTGAGTTTGTAAAAGGAGAAAGTATGTCATCAGCTCTCATCCATATCTTGTTTTTGTGAAGACTAGATTTTCAGCAGAAGAATCTAGAAAGGTGCTAACAGAACTAGGTTTTGATTCTGTAATGTGTACAGGCACAGGGGTCTACCTGCACAGAGCTCATTGGAGAGCCTAGACCTTTTTCAGGAACCCATGTTTCTTTGCCAAATTAGTGCCTTACTAATAATACTATATTTAGATTATTAGGACAAATTCAGACATAGTATAAGCAAGtacattgacatcagtgaagttGCATTCAGTTACACCAGCTTTGTATTTATCTCTTTGTGTCTGGTACTGATCAGCATATCACGAAGAAGACAATGCTGAGTTTGAAATGATGCAGCTGACTGCAGTCATAGTGATAAAAGGTTTCCACGGTCTGATTAAGAAATGAAGATTAGCTGGATGAGGCTTTTGTACTTCAGAACATCTATGGTTGGAGCTTTAAAAATGTTGCATTATGGGAATTGTATCCCTCAATCACTTTGCCTtctatttaaaattgtatttaggACATTTTGTGAGAAGAGAGATTTGGGGAGGAAAGATATGTGAACCTATAGTGGTCACATAACAACGTTAGTATAATGGTACAGAAACATTgcttacttaaaaataaaatgtttgtttttatattaaaactatttttagaaGTAGGATACCTTGGAATCAATTAACTTGCAATAAAAATCACTTTACAAAGGTAGAAGAGTTTTTAAGATGACATTACTAGGTAGTTTAGGGTTAACAGTCctactctgttttaaaaaactattaGCCCTAATGCTTTTAaagaatttttcaaaatatatttttttcattttgtttggatTTGAACATTCCCTTGTATTAGAAGCCCCCTCACTGCAGTGTTGGGCTAGTATGCGAATCAGAACATGAAATTGACTGGAAACTGAATGTAAATGAAAGTGAAACAAGCTTAAAGCAGACATTGAGTCACTGTTCAATGTGTCATGTTTTCTTCCCACTCTCCCCTGGCATCAGGACGCGATTCTGTGCAAAACATCCTATAACTGTTTCTGCATTATGGAGCCCTTCATCAAAGGGCTCCACAGGCAGCTGCTGACATGGGCACCTGGCAACATGGCCAtatgcccatcactgtggtatctgaacacCTAATAGATGGAGTGTGAGGCAAGGATCTACAAACCAGTGTAAAGGTCCTTTTGTGGATGAATGAGATCTATGAGATTTGGGACCCAACCCCCACTGCTTCCATTGGGGAGAGGACAAAACCCACTTCCCTGACaccttccccccccaaaaaaagagaggaaactgCAAAGGAACTGCCAGAGCATTCTTCTCCCCACCCTAGTAATCTCCCAAAAGTGTTTCCGTAGGAGGTAGTGATCCCCTCTCCAGTGTACTTAATAAATATAGTGGATTTGAACCATGTGACTTCTAGTGCTGGCTCCTGCCCTCCAGTGGATCTTTAGAGTGTAAACAAGGTCTTGTTTCCTTTAATTTCCTGATCTGCTTGCTCATAGCAGAGTTGGAGCTTTCATTTTAGAACCACATATATAAAGCTAGCCCTTACTGGGGGAGGATGACGGTTTTTCTTCCAGAGAGGAGAGATTGCTGTATAGGAAGTGATATTATTTCAACCTATATAATTAAACGTGTTGGTTTTTACTATAAAATAGTAAATCAGTTTAATAGTAATAAGGTTAAAAAAGGCATGCTTTATGACCATGCTGCTCAACTGGCGGATTGTGAAAGGCTGCCTGATGGGGATTGCACCCCACCGATTCAGAGCTACAATATCCGTGTACTTCTAAGATTCAGTGGGAGCCTGGGCATGAATGGGAAGGAGATCCTGCTGCTACTGGGGCTGCTACTTCTCCCATTCTCCTTTTAGTTCTAGAGCAGCTCTTTTCCATACACCTGCAACTCCTACCCAGGGTTCGGCTCTGGAGCAGAGGAAGCAGTAAGGCCTTAGAAGTGGCATTGCAGCACCTTGAAATgacaatttccccaccctggtTCTGAGCCAATGCCAGAGACGGGTAAATGGTAAATTAAGAAGAAGCCCTGCTCAACCCAACGGCAGCCCCATCCCTTTCTTGATCTGCTTCCCACAAAATGGCTGAAAAAAATCATCCTGTGCCCTAAGCCCCCTGATGATCGTGAAATGATCTTTTAGCCATTTTGTGTGAGGCAGTCCAGAAAAAGGATTTTAGAACCACTACTCTGATACCAAAGGAACTATATATGAAAGCTTGACAATTTGTCAGGAAGACACCAATACCCTCTGAGTGAATACTTACCTTTAATTTATTGTATCCCatttcatcttccatttaaataaaacaagatccttttatttataaataatgttGAAATCTTGAACGTGTAGTCTCTAGATATGTTTGTTTACCAGCATCATGTGTGTTAAGGTCCAAATTTTTCAGTATTTCTAAGGTTTCCACCTTAAACTGTACTCCCTTGGAAAGCCttttataaataatatttttcttgcctgcatatatctGAAGCTActgtagtaaaaataaataatgcattCTATGAATGCATTCTAGTAATAGGAATGATAAGTTTATATGGAGTTCTTCACAGTAACAATTCTCAAGCACCTTAAAATTCAAgtggtactttaaaaaaaagacaatcaACACAAATCTTAtcacatttaattatttttaaaaagggatggtTGGCTCTCTATCTATAGGTCAGGGGTCGACAGCCTtccagaaatggtgtgccgagttttcatttattcactgtaatttaaggttttgcatgccagtaatacattttaatgtttttagaaggtctctttctataagtctataatatataactaaactgttgttgttgtaaaagtaaataaggtttcaaaatgtttcagaagcttcatttaaaattaaactgcagagcccccgcagaccggtggccaggacccaggcagtgtgaatgctactgaaaatcagctcgcgtgccaccttccgtgcagtaggttgcctacccctgctgtaggtaATAGATTCCACAGATGCTCTGCATAATTACTGAAGGCCCTTGCCTTTCAAACATCTAAACAATTATCTAGGTCAGATCTGTAAATCAGCTGATGTAGCTCTTTAAGGACAAATAGAAAGATAGTAACTCTGTAAGGTATAAAATATCCATATTATTAACCTTAGAGGTAATTACACTATGTATAAAATTACCGGTGATTAAGTCTAGGGTTTAGAACTGGACTGATATACTGAAATTGTCTTGTTTCTGTGACACCTTGTAAACACAGAACTGGTCTCCCActccttttattttcttaatgTGCTCATTGGGCACCTACCTGTGTCTTTTTGACAATGCAAGTGGTAGTCTCTGGGTgcaaaaatattattattttttcctctgAACTTTTTGAAAGATTCCTCCTCATCCTTTGATTGTTAAGTACAATAGTCTATAACCAAGTGAAATGATAAAATCTATTTTGTCCTTTAAAAATGTAATGAAGAATAttaatacagaatgggggaaaacAAAACTGACAGCGAAAGGCACATTTTTGTTAGATGTCTTTTGAGTTAGTTTTTAGAAGTTTTTCTCATCTTAGTCTCCAGAGTGAAAGCTGCTTCTTCAGTGCATGCAGCAGGTATAAAAGTTTGTGAGTTTTATGTAGCATTGAACCAAAATCTTTCATGCCAGTAACTGCTGGCAGTATAGAGAAAtgttctgttgtttttttaaaaagaagtttgagcACAGTAAGTATTCACTATATATAATATCAATTGCCATCCTTTTGTCTTGCATTGTGCATCTTATTGGTATAGAACACATTGACATAACAGGGCAATGCCAGATGGTAAATTGGTGTCCTAGGAAGATGAGTTCTATATTTTCTCTGTCCAATTCAGACCAAACTAATTCACTTTGagagttttaaatatttcattgacCTTTATAAAAACACACGAATAACTTAGTATTTATTCATTCACttcatacaatatcagggttggaattgacttcaggagattatctagtccagccccttgctcaaagcaggaccaatccctggacagatttttgcctcagatccctaaatggccccctcaaggattgaattcgcaaccctggggttagcagggcaatgctcaaaccactgagctaaagcaTTTCTCTTTGCAATAGGGGCCAAAATCCTGCAAAAGCTTATGTAAGTGATGGTCTGAGATGGTTTGAATAGTGTCTTCTCTGGCGAGAGTTCTCAGGATTAGGCCCTAACTTTGTACCCAATCTTGGGTCATGCTGAGAACCCTCATCACTGAGAGTTGAGAACTATCTACTCAttgcaaaaaccaaaacaaaaaaaattctctaaCTACAGCGTCTAATAATTTGGTGACTCTTGTTAAGGTAGGATGTGGCCAAAAGAGTAGGAGTAGGTCTCCTGTATTTGTGGTTGGCTTGTCAAAGTACAGGCATACTTGTGGACTTGTATAAGTTTGGCTTTATTTTTTCATCCTCAAAATGTGCCATTTTTATTGTGGGAACCTGGTAATTTTTTTCTTATGCATTTTAATAGTTAGTGCTAATGAACAGTGATCTacacagtggagtcacatcttacgcGGGGGTTAGATTCTAAAGTAGCACGTAAGGCACaaatcgcatatagtcaaaattacccttgaaaatcccttaaatcgcccataaagtacagtatactcagaagtgaaagtaagccagtacggcataccggcaagagctggtacaccatgctggacTGGActagcttccccaggctggcgatttaaagggcttgggggcccctgcagtggctggagcccggggccctttaaatcactgcaaaAGCCCTGCAGCCGCTACCCTGggactctggcagctgggctcaggtagcgctttaaagggcctggggctccagctgctgcagggagccccaggccctttaaattgccagcctggggaagccaatCCGGCACAGCACAGCATACCGGCTCTTGTTGGTACTCAATACCAGCTTACTTTTATCTCTGACAGTATCTGTAAAAACTAGAATCACACTCAGTGTGGCGAGATGCTCACACTATGAGGCACCTGGGAACTGAGACAGACTGAGGGAACGGCAGATTCACCTCTCCCATCTCACACTCATTCTGGGGCATATGCTCAGTGAGTGGAATGGTGGGtggaatctctttttttttttttttttttgctgaacgCGTATAGTTGAATTCACATAAGTTAAATGCGCGTATGATGCGACTCGACTGTAAGGTGCTAGAAAATATTTCAGTACACAACTGAATTAAGAAATGAAGAATTAAAACTCATTGTCTAGCATTGTTGGTGCTTATGGCCATACTCATGATTAACTTCATTACTGTAAGAAGCCCCATTGGTTTTAATGGGACTACTGAATATAGTGAAGTTCTGCACACTCCTAAGTATTTGCAGGTCTGGTCTTTCCACTACAAAATTCCAGGGATTAAAGGATAACTTGTGTTTAATTTAACACAAGTGGTGAGAACCCACAGCTGGTGAAGACTGGGTCTGTGTGGTGGGGCAAGTGCCCCACCCCCCTGTGAAAGTGGGCTAAGTCAGGCCAGAGAGGCCGTGCAAAGCGGAAGCCAATCAGGGAGGGCCTGTTAGAGAGACAATCAGGGCTGAGCAGGAGGTGGCCAGTCAGGGCAAGGTtcagccctatataaaggctgcccagcacctgggacagtggagtgctgggcaggctcaggggagccgAAGGGAATTCTAGCCTgctacctgccaggctgcaggccctgagggaagggcctaAGGGGTTCAAAGGGTCAGAGAGGAAGAGACCCAAGGAGAACGGACAGCAAgcgaggagagaggaggagggcagggaggctgccacTAGACGGAacctggattgggactcagagtagtgggtgggcctgggtccccccactTATATTGCAactggctgtgggaagtggccatGTTGGACTGCACCATACCACCGAGGGAAAGGGTTAGACTTTGGGAGCAGCTGGCCACAGCGCAATAGGTGAAAGTCTGCTGTTGgtggcccctcccccccccccccggaagagAGTGAGAATGGACtagggggcactgctggagggcagtgtcctgaagggGATGCCATGAGCAGAAGGGAGCAACACGGGTCCAGGCGCCAATGGAGGGCAAGAGGCAGATaggacaccaccaggagaggtCTGGCTCTTGGGACTAGAATTCCTTTTTCTCATTGTTATGAAAGAACCTGGTCTTGTTTGTCCTTCACTGAAATAATGTAAAGTCTGTTTGCTCAGGCCTTTATCTGAAGGAAAATTGGAGTTTATTTCCACACAGTTAAATTTCAGATCCCAgggtattgtttttattttgacatttttacatTTATCTATGGTATGCACTTAGGCGCTGGTGTGATGGgcacttttttaattaaaaaagaaaggtAAAGCTGCTTATACAAGAGTAACATAATAAGCTGATTTTGAACACGAATCCTTCCAAACTGGAGCAGTAAAATACACTGGGAGTGTGGCATGGGTTAATCTATGCAGGAAAGCAGCAATCATTGTATGATAAGTACAAACATGATTTGAGGCCTTTTCTTAGATTTTTGTTCATATCTTTTGTGAAGCCCTTTACATTCTtgttatatttgtttttaattagacCTAGTCTCGTAATGTTTGCTTCATTAATAAAAAGAATGTTCTTCTTAGTCTATGCACTTTTTTATTCACGTGCTTTCCTGTTAACTTTTTACTGTTTATTCAGATGACAATTAAGAAATATCCGTAACGTGTTACTAGAAAATTTCATATACGATAATACTCCTTGTGTTTCTTCATATCATTTCTTTTGGAATGTTTCTGTGCTTGAAAATCTTATTAACAAAGAAAAAGAAGTCTTTCTTCCTTGCTACCTGATCAATGGGATGAAAATTTTGATCTCACTAATTCCCACAGTTTGCATAGGGGTTGCATAAGGAGTATGTTtgatctgttgttgtttttttgctttgtctatgaaattaaaaaacgtatttttttattttaaggaaaTCTGAGAGCTCCACTCTTGAAGAAGAGATGACGTGTAACAGTCCAGAGAACTCTGAAGCTTGTGCCATTCCAGATTCTGACCATGACCAAGAGATGGCTGAAGAGTACTCCAGACTGAGGACTTTTACCAGCTTTCCAAATTGTTGTCCTATTTCAGCATCAACACTAGCACGAGCTGGCTTCTTTTATACAGGAGAGGGAGACAAAGTGAAGTGCTTCAGCTGTCTTGCAACTTTTGAAGGGTGGGAGCATGGAGACTCAGCAGTTGGAAGACATAGAAAAATTTCTCCAAAATGCAAATTTATTGCtcgatttaattttttaaaaaaagatacacaTCCTATTCTCCAAAACTGTCAATGCAGAGTTGAAAATTGTTCTGGAAATTCAGCCCTCCAGTGCTCTTTTGACAGATCATCTGATCTCAGTCCAGATTACCTTTTGAGAACTGGGCAGGTTGTGGACATGTCAGATAGCATGTACCCCAGGAACCCTGCTATGTGCAGTGAAGAAGCTAGGTTAAGATCTTTTCACAACTGGCCAGCTTATGCTCCATTAACACCGAAGGAATTAGCCAGTGCTGGGCTGTATTACTCGGGTGTTGATGATCAAGTGGAGTGCTTTTGTTGTGGTGGAAAACTGAAAAACTGGGAACCTTTTGATCGAGCTTGGTCAGAACATAAGAGGCATTTTCCTAGGTGCTTTTTTGTCCTGGGCCATGATGTTGGAAATGTTGGAAGTGTCCCAAACGAATCTAATTTTGCTGAGGTTGGCAGGAGTGGCTTAAACAATGCAGATCACCCCAGAAATCCATCTATGGCAGAATATGAAGAACGGATCAAGACATTTGTGACTTGGAGATACTCAGTTGTTAAAGAACAACTTGCTGAAGCCGGGTTCTATAGTATAGGTAAGCTAGATGGGGCTTTCAGGTCTGTCTGTTTGCAGCAGAATTTGTTCATGACACGATTTTGAACAGAATCTCTATTAATTTAACACTGAATGACTTGCCAAATCAAATCTTTTATTTAAGGCTTTACGTTTGTTCAACACCTGAGTCTTCAAATGCTTTTTAATTCTACATTCACTTAACTCAAATTAGTTGTTAAGACTAGCTAATACAGTATGTTCTCCTGGTTTATTATTATAAGATAGCATGCAAAATATCAAGCATTCTTTTTGAATGATCACATAATCTGAAATGTCACATCATTCTCCTTTCTAGCAGCAGAACATTAAATAAAGGGAATATCTTAGGTAGTGACCTTTTTCTTTTAAGCCCATTTTAGGATGTATGCTGGTTCAGATTTT harbors:
- the XIAP gene encoding E3 ubiquitin-protein ligase XIAP gives rise to the protein MTCNSPENSEACAIPDSDHDQEMAEEYSRLRTFTSFPNCCPISASTLARAGFFYTGEGDKVKCFSCLATFEGWEHGDSAVGRHRKISPKCKFIARFNFLKKDTHPILQNCQCRVENCSGNSALQCSFDRSSDLSPDYLLRTGQVVDMSDSMYPRNPAMCSEEARLRSFHNWPAYAPLTPKELASAGLYYSGVDDQVECFCCGGKLKNWEPFDRAWSEHKRHFPRCFFVLGHDVGNVGSVPNESNFAEVGRSGLNNADHPRNPSMAEYEERIKTFVTWRYSVVKEQLAEAGFYSIGNGDHVLCFHCGGGLQDWQQNEDPWEQHAKWFPGCKYLLQEKGQEFVNNVQLTPLQRDSTIEASEKTFLLIDDDLLQNQLVQNAMRMGFSLSEIKNIMERKLRTYGENYTSVELLVSDIIHAQKQNVQEEVSSGSSVPKDLSTEEKLRRLQEEKMCKICMDKDISVVFIPCGHLVACKECAEAVDKCPVCCMVITKRQKIFMY